The genome window TCCCTGGCCTCGGGGCCCGCGCCGGAGGACGTCACGTTGCGCGAGGTCCTGGGGCTCCCGGTGGGCGCACCCGTGTGGATCGCGGGCAGCACTCACGAGGGTGAGGAGGAGGCGTTGCTGGGTGTCTACCGGCGCCTGCTCGCGAAGTGGCCGGAGCTGCGGCTGGTGATTGCGCCGAGGTACGTCGACCGTGCGGCGCGGGTGGCGACGCTCGCGCGGGACGCAGGGCTGAGCGTGGGGCTGCGCTCGAAGGGCAACCCCGAGCGGGGACAGGTGGTGGTGCTGGACACCATCGGCGAGCTGTCGCGGGCGTACCGACTGGGGACGGTGGTCTTCGTGGGCGGCTCGTTCACGAAGCGCGGTGGCCAGAACATCCTGGAGCCCGCGGGGCAGGGCAAGCCGGTGTTGTTCGGGCCGCACATGGACAACTTCCGGGACAGTGTGACGGTGTTGTCGGGGCACGGAGGCATCCAGGTGGCGGACGCGGAGGAGCTGCACGCGAGGCTCGCGGAGCTGTTGGAGGACCCGAGGCGAATCGATGAACTCGGGGCTCGGGCCCTGGAGACGGTGGGCCGGATCTCCGGCGCGAGCGAGCGCAACGCCGAGGCGATGCTGTCGCTCTTCCCGCACGGCAGGGCGGAGCCGCGATGACGCTCATTATCCACCCGCATTTCCACAACCGGTACACGGGCGTCACGCGTCACGTCGAGTCGGTGGTGCCGGCGTTGGTGAAGGACTCGGGCTCGGAGACGCGGGTCATCGGCTCGGGCCTGAGCGAGGGCCTGCCGCGCATCACCTGGCCGGAGCTGCTGCGCAGGGCGCGCTCGGAGCCGGTGGTGTGGCACGCGCACCGGAACAACGAGCTGCTCGCGGGGATGTTGTTGAAGCTGGTGGGCCGGCAGGTGCGGCTGGTGTTCACGCGGCACACGTCGATTGCACCCAGTGGCTTCACGCGCTTCCTCGCGCGAGGCGCGGACGCGCTGGTGTCGTTGACGAAGCAGGTGGCGGACGTCATCGCGCTGCCGTCGACGGTCATCTCGCACGGCATCGACCTGACGCGCTTCCATCCGCCCGAGGACCGTCAGAAGGCCTGGGAGCGACTGGGGCAGGGGGGGCGCCTGGGAATCGGCGTCATCGGTCGCATCCGGAAGGAGAAGGGGCAGGGCGACTTCCTGGAGGCGGTGCGTCCGCTGTTGCCCGAGCACCCCGAGTGGCAGGGCGTGCTCGTGGGCCTGGCGAAGGGCGCGGACCTGGACTGGGTGAACGGCCTGCGCGCCGGCATCGAGGACCGGGTGACGCTGGCGGGAGAGCAGTCGGTCATCGAGCCCTGGTACCAGGGGCTCACGGTGCTGGTGCACCCGTCCTACGCGGAGGGGTACTCGCTGGTGCACGTGGAGGCGATGGCGTCGGGTTGCTGCGTGGTGGCGTCGAAGCTGCCGTACCTGGACACGCTCATCGAGCATGGCCGCACGGGCTTCTTCTTCGAGCCGGGTGACGTGAAGGCACTGCGGGAACTCCTGGACATGTTGATGCGGGAGCCGGAGCGGGCGCGGGAGGTGGGGCGCAACGCGGCAGAGGAGGCGCGTCGGCGGTGTGGCGTGGAGCACGAGGCGCACGCGCTGGAGGCGCTGTACCGCACGCTGGTGAGGCGCTGAGCGGATGCGCATCCTTCACCTGCTCGCGAGCCCGTTCTTCAGTGGCCCCGCGGAGAACGTCGCGCTGCTCGCCCGAGCGCAGCGGGATGCGGGGCACGAGGTGACGGTGGCGGTGGACCGTCGGCGCAAGGACGTGCCGGCGGAGGAGCCCGCGGTGCCGCGCTTCCAGGAACTCGGCCTGTTGGACGAAGGTGGCCTGGAGTTGTCCGTGAAGTCGCCGCCGTGGCGCATGTGGAGCGACTCGCGACGTCTGCGCGCGCGGCAGGTGGACGTGGTGCATTCGCACTTCAGTCACGACCACTTCCTCGCGAGGTGGGGACGTCCCCGAGGCGCGGTGCTGGTGCGCTCGCTGCATGCACCCCGTTCGCTGCGTTCCTCGTTGCCCGCGGCGGATGCGTACACGGTTCCGGCGAGCGCGCTGTTGCCGAGGTTGTTGGAGCGAGGGAAGCGGGCCCGGGTGCTTCCAGCGCTGGTGGACCCGAGGTTCCGGCCCGAAGCGGACCGCGAGTCACTCCGGCGCGAGCTGGGGCTCACGGGTGGACCGTTGGTGGGAATGGTCTCCACGTTCCAGCCATCGAGGCGCCATGCGGTCGGGGTGGAGGCCTTCGTGAAGTACCGCCAGCACCATCCTCACGCGCGCTTCGTCCTCGTGGGTGACGGAGCGCTCCTGGAGGCGACGCGCAATCAGGTAGCGGCGCTGGGATTGACGGACGCGGTGGTCTTCGCGGGCTATCAGCAGGGCGAGTCCTTCGCGCGCTGGCTGAAGGCCTTGGACGAGGTGTGGCTGCTGGGCCTGGGGAATGACTGGAGCGCGAGGGCCGCGGCCCAGGCGCGAGCGTGTGGTGTCCGAGTGGTCGCGGTGGACGAAGGCGCATTGCCGGACCTGGCGGATGCGCGGGTGGCTGAGCCCACGCCCGAAGCAGTCGTCACGGCCGCGCTCTCGGGAGTCCTCGCGCCCGTGGCGCATCCGACGAATGCGCGCATCGCCGCCGACGTGCTCGCCTTGTACGCCGAGGTTGCTGACGGGACTCCTCGATGAATTCCATCTCGAACGTCGAGCACAGCGAGCTCCGAGCGATGGGAGCCCGTCGGTCTTGAGTCCTCCCGCCCCCGAGTCACCCACCGCCATCGAGCGGGTCTTCTACCCCCCGTCACCGGAGGCCTGGGGCCGCAGGGCGTTGCTGTCTCCGCTGACAGCGTTGTCGTGGAGCTACGCCGCGGCGGTGCAGCTGCGAAGAGCCCTGTACGACAACGGGCTGTTGCGAGCGGAGCGTGTCGAGGGGCTCCGAGTCCTCTCCGTGGGCAATCTCAACGTGGGAGGAACGGGCAAGACGCCCGCGGTGCTGCACCTGGCGGAGCAGCTCGTCCGAGCGGGGCGCAAGGTCGGCATCCTCACGAGAGGGTACGGCCGGCGTTCACGGGAGCCGCTGACCTTCACGGGAGCACAGCCTCTGCCCTCGGTGGAGGACGCGGGAGACGAGCCGCTGTTGCTTGCGACGCGGTGTCCGAGTGTCAGGCTCTTCGTGAATCCCGACCGGGTCGCCAGTGCGTTGCGAGCAAGGGACGAGTTCGGCCTGGACACGGTGTTGCTCGACGACGGCTTTCAACACCGTCGCCTCGCGCGGGACGAGGACCTGGTGGTGGTGGACGAGGCGGTGGGGTTGGGCAATGGCCACATGCTTCCCCGAGGTCCGCTGCGTGAGCCCTCTTCATCGATTCGACGCGCCACGCTGCTCTGGGTTCGCACGTCCGCGTCGGCCGTGGGCGAGCCCCCAGCGGTGAGTCTTCCGCCAGAAGCCGAGTCGATTCCCCGGGTGCGCGCGCGCTATGGGCCATCGGCCTGGGTGGACCCGGAGGGCATGTCACATCCACCGGAGCGCTTGCGAGGGCAGGGCGTGTTGGCGCTGGCGGGGCTTGGCCGGCCGGGGGGCTTCCTGAAGACCCTGAGGTCGCTGGGCGTGGAGGTCGTCGACGCTGCGCTGTTCGCGGACCATCACCCCTTCACTCCCGAGGAGCTGGAAGACGTAGCCCAGCGGGCGAAACGTCGAGGCGTGGTGGTGGTGACGACGGAGAAGGACGCGGTGCGGCTGCCGTCCGGGTTCGAGGCGTGGAAGGTGCGGCTGGGGGTGGAGGTGCTGGAGGGCGAGGCCCACCTGTATCGGGCGCTCGGGCTGGCGGGCGCGTCAGGCGACTTGTGAGACGAGGGGGGGTGTGGGACAAACCGCCGCCATGGCCGCGGTCTCGCCCGTTCGCTCCTCGCCCTTGCCCTCTCGCCTGCCGCTCGCGTTCTCGCGTCGTCGCGTGCTGCTGGTCGGGGACCTCGTCGCAGACCACTACATCTACGGACAGACGGACCGGGTGAGCCGCGAGGCGCCCGTGCTCATCGTCCGCTACGAGTCCGCGGAGGTGAAGCTGGGCGGAGGCGCGAACGTCGCGGCCAACGTCCGCGCCTTGACGGGACAGGTGACGGCCGTGGGCGTGCTCGGCGCGGACGAGATGGGCGGCGAGCTGCGTCACCTGTTCTCGGAGGCCGGCGTCCGGTTGCACGCGGTGGGCGGTCGAGGCATCGCGACGGAGACGAAGACGCGCATCCTGGCAGGCGGCCTGAGCACCACGCGGCAGCAGATGCTGCGCCTGGACCGGGGACAGCGCTCCGAGTTGCCGCCCCGGGTGCGCAAGGCGCTGGCCCGGCATGTCGAGCAGGCCGCCCGGGACGCGGACGCGGTGGTCGTCTCGGACTACGGCGCGGGGGTGCTGAACGACGAGGTCCGAGGTGTACTCCGCAAGCTCGCGGCGGATGGGCTGCCCGTGTGCGTGGACAGCCGCTATGCGCTCGCGTCGTTCTCGGGGTTGACGGTGTGCAAGCCCAACGAGCCCGAACTGGAGGCGCTCGCGGGCCGGCCCGTGCGCTCGGAGGAAGACTTGCTCCTGGCCGGGAAGGAAGCGGTGCGCCGGTTGGGGTGCCGTGCGTTGCTGGTGACGCGGGGCCGCCACGGCATGGCGCTCTTCGACGCGGACGGCGGCGTGGACCTCATCCCGGTGCACGGCGCGAAGGCCGCGGTGGACGTGACGGGCGCGGGCGACACGGTGATTGCGACCTTCTCGCTGGCCGTCGCTGCCGGAGCCTCGTTCGGCGAGGCGGCGAGGCTGGCGAACGTGGCCGGGTCCATGGTGGTGCAGAAGCCGGGGACCGCGACGGTGTCCCGGGATGAGCTGCTGGCCGAGCTGCGGAGCGCGCGATGAGCACCTTGGAGAAGATTCAGTCGCTCGAGCAGGTGGCCGAGGCGCGGGCCCGCTGGAAGCAGGAGGGCCGCACGGTGGCGCTCGCCAACGGTGTGTTCGACCTGCTGCACGTGGGCCACGTGCGCTACCTGGAGGGTGCGCGCGAGCTGGCGGACGTGCTGGTGGTGGCGGTGAACTCGGATGCCTCGACGCGTGCGTACAAGGGCCCTGGCAGGCCGCACATCCCGGAGAACGAGCGCGCGGAGCTGGTCGCCGCCCTCGCGTGCACGGACCGGGTCATCGTCTTCGATGAGCCGAACGTGCGCGGAATCATCCGGGTGTTGAAGCCGGATGTGCACGTGAAGGGCACGGACTACACGCCCGACAGCATCCCCGAGGGTGACGAGGTCCGCGCCTACGGCGGCCGCACCGCGGTGTCGGGCGACCCGAAGAACCACAGCACCACGGAGCTGGCGCGTCGGCTCGGGCGTGAGGACGCGAAGTAGCCCATGGATGCCCGGCTCCTGGCGGTGCTGGGCTGCCCCCGATGCAAGGGGGCGCTCGTCGTCCTGGGGACTGGCGTCACGGAGCGGCTCCACTGCGCGGCTTGCCGTGCCTCGTGGCCCGTGAAGGACGGCGTGCCGCAACTGCTGCCCGAGTTGATGACTCGGGAGGACGTGCCTACGCGGTGAGCTTCGCGGCGAAGGACCGCGCCTCCTCGGCGGCGCGAGCCTCGAGCCCCTGTCCACCCGCGCCATCGACGATGGACGTGAGGTCGACCATGCGGTGTGGGCCATAGGCGTGGCCCCATCGCTCCATGTCCATCCGGAGGAAGAACGCCAACGTCGGCGCACCCACGGCGACGGACAGGTGCATGGGGCCAGTGTTGTTGCACACGGTGAGGCCGGCGGCGCGCATGAGGGCCGCGAGCTCATCCAGGTTGGTGGGCGGCGCCAGTCGGGCTCCGGGCGCGCCAGCGAGCACGGCCTTCGCCAGCTCTTCCTCTCCCGGCCCCCACGTCACGATGGGAGCGCGGCCCACCTCCAGCAGCGCCCGTGCGGCGGCGGCGAAGGCCTCCGGTGGGATGCGACGGGGACCCAGTCGGCCGCCGGGATTGATGACCGCGCACGGCATGGAGGCGTCCTCTTCCAGGAACGTGCGGAAGGAGTCGCGGATGTACGGCTCCCGGAAGGACAGCTCCCGAGCCAGCTCGTCGCCAGCCACGGGGGAGAGCAGGTGGGTGCGCTGGACGGCCTCGCTGCGGGTGTCGGGCCGCGCGGGAACGGAGAGCGAGTGCAGGTACGTCACCGGCCAGACCTTGGGGCCGACGACCACGGCGCGAGGGCCGGCGAGCCGCGACACCAGCGCGCTCGTCACGGACGGGGCCTCCCAGTTGGCGCAGTCGACCACCAGGTCGTAGTTCGCCTGACGCAGGGCGCGGATGCCGGGGGCCAGGGGGCCGGCCCAGATGCGGCGGCGGTCGAAGGCGATGACCTGGTCCGCGTCGGGGTGGTTGGCGAGGACCCGGGCCACCTTGGCGTGGACCAGGACATGGACCTCGGGCGCGGGGTGGACCTGGGCCTTGAGGGCGCGCAGCAGGGGGGTGGTGAGGAGGGCCTCGCCCACGCGGTTGTCGGGCCGCACGAGCAGCACCTTCCGGGGGACGGGGAGAGACTTTCCGGGGCGCAGCTTGCGGCCGGGGCGCCAGAACAGCAGGGACGCCACGAGCGCGAGTGCCAGCTTCGCCCATAACTCGAGCCGCTTGTGCCAGGACATCGCGGCGCGGACCCTACACAGAACTGAAAGGCGTGCAAGCACGCTGCTTGACCTGCGGGCGGAAAGCCCCTAGCAACCGCCCAATGCTGAAGAGCATGACCGGGTTTGGAGCGGGCCGCGCGCGCGTGGGAGACGAAGAGGTCTCCGTGGAGTTGCGCTCGCTCAATCACAAGTTCTGCGAGGTGAAGGCGCGGCTGCCGCGCGAGCTCGCCTCCCTGGAGCCGCTCGTCACGAAGCAGGTGAAGGACCGGCTGGCGCGTGGCTCGGTCGAGCTGCTGGTGAAGCGGCAGTCGTCCACGGCCTCGGGCACCGTCCCCACGGTGGACCTCAACCTGGCGCGCGAGTACCTGCGCACCTTCCGGGAGTTGGCCAAGGAGCTGGGCCTGTCGCAGGACGTGACGTGGTCCCAGGTGGCCAACCAGCAGGGCGTGGTCCGCCTGGAGGAGAAGGGCGTCGACCTGGAGGCCGCGACGCCCGCGGTGACGGCGGCCCTGGACCAGGCGCTCGGGGCCCTGGAGAAGATGCGGCTCGTCGAGGGCGAGGCCATCCATGCGGACCTCGATGCGCGCATGAAGCTGCTGGAGGGGTGGAGCCGGGAGGTGGCGCTGCTGGCACCCCGCGCCGTGCAGGACTACCAGCAGCGGCTCACCGAGCGCGTGGCGGAGCTGGCGCGCGGCGTCGCGGTGGACCCGCAGCGGCTGGCCCAGGAGGTCGCGCTCTTCGCCGAGCGCACGGACATCGCCGAGGAGGTGACGCGCCTTGCCAGCCACCTCGAGCAGTTCCGCGCCCTGATGGCGAGCCAGGAGCCCACGGGCCGCCGCATGGACTTTCTCGTGCAGGAGATGCACCGCGAGGTGAACACGACGGGCTCCAAGAGCCAGCACGCGGACATCTCCGCGCGCGTGGTCTCGATGAAGGCCGAGGTCGAGCGCATCCGCGAACAGGTGCAGAACGTCGAATGAGCGAAACCACCATCCTTCCGCCCGGTCTGTTGCTCGTCCTCTCCGCCCCCTCGGGAGCGGGGAAGACCACCCTGGCCCACCGCCTCCTCCGGGAGACGCCCCAGGCGAACTTCTCCATCAGCGTCACGACGCGCCGGCCTCGGGGCAAGGAGCAGGAGGGCGTCGACTACCACTTCGTGGATGTGGCCACCTTCCAGGCGAAGATCGAACGGGGTGAGTTCGTGGAGTGGGCGGAGGTCCACGGCCACTTCTATGGAAGCCCCCAGTCGACGGTGGACATCGCCCGGGCCAACCGGGGCGTGGCCATCTTCGACATCGACGTGCAGGGTGGCCAGGCCATCAAGCGCAAGCACCCGGACGCGGTCCTCATCTTCGTGCTGCCTCCCTCCATGGAGGAGCTCGAGCGTCGCCTGAGGGATCGGCAGACGGACTCCGACGAGACCATCCGTCGACGCATGCTGGCGGCGCGCTCCGAGATGGAGCGTGGAATCGCCGCGTACGACTATGTGGTCGTGAACGACGACTTCGACCGGGCCTACAGCGAGCTCAAGGCCGTCATCGTCGCCGAGGGCTGCCGCCGGGGTCGGGCGGACGTCTCCCGGCTGAAGCTCGGCGTCTGAGCCTGGAGGCGGTGTCCTCCGGGGGGCGCGAAAGTGACGAGAAGCAAACTTCTTGCGCTGCTCCTCGGCTTGGTGGATAAGCCGCCCACCTCACGGCGAGGCGCGAAAGGGCAGGTCGCCTTCGCGCCGCCGGGAACCACGTCGGAAACGCCGTGGAATCAGCGCCTCGGGCGCTGTGGTTCTCTGATTCAAAATGGATAGGACCGTGCGCCTCGTGGCGGCCCAGTGTGGGTCCTCAGGAGGCAGGCAAGCGTCCGGAGCAGCTCGTGACAGCGAGTTGACATTCTCCGGAGCGCTCCATACATGGTCGACCGGATGGTAGTGGTTCAGTGGGCGTGCGGGTGGTGGTGCAGGACGTCGTCTCATGGGAGACGGCACTGAACTGGGTCGGCGGGGGAGGGCAGCTTGTCGACGGTTTGA of Myxococcus fulvus contains these proteins:
- a CDS encoding 3-deoxy-D-manno-octulosonic acid transferase; the protein is MRLLYILATYLLFPLLLPVLCVHRKTRHGLWQRLGFYAPGALPVRGDGPVVWLHGASAGDLLALSPMFAPLRARFPGCQLILSTMTDSGHAMATGRLAKDIDGVIYVPYDLWGATRRAMKALRPDILVLEYTEIWPNLIRAAKRGGARVVMTNGRFSPANVGRYRALFGLIGNPLKDLDLMLMRHEDEAERARSLGARPDWVMVTGNTKFDSLASGPAPEDVTLREVLGLPVGAPVWIAGSTHEGEEEALLGVYRRLLAKWPELRLVIAPRYVDRAARVATLARDAGLSVGLRSKGNPERGQVVVLDTIGELSRAYRLGTVVFVGGSFTKRGGQNILEPAGQGKPVLFGPHMDNFRDSVTVLSGHGGIQVADAEELHARLAELLEDPRRIDELGARALETVGRISGASERNAEAMLSLFPHGRAEPR
- a CDS encoding glycosyltransferase family 4 protein — its product is MTLIIHPHFHNRYTGVTRHVESVVPALVKDSGSETRVIGSGLSEGLPRITWPELLRRARSEPVVWHAHRNNELLAGMLLKLVGRQVRLVFTRHTSIAPSGFTRFLARGADALVSLTKQVADVIALPSTVISHGIDLTRFHPPEDRQKAWERLGQGGRLGIGVIGRIRKEKGQGDFLEAVRPLLPEHPEWQGVLVGLAKGADLDWVNGLRAGIEDRVTLAGEQSVIEPWYQGLTVLVHPSYAEGYSLVHVEAMASGCCVVASKLPYLDTLIEHGRTGFFFEPGDVKALRELLDMLMREPERAREVGRNAAEEARRRCGVEHEAHALEALYRTLVRR
- a CDS encoding glycosyltransferase yields the protein MRILHLLASPFFSGPAENVALLARAQRDAGHEVTVAVDRRRKDVPAEEPAVPRFQELGLLDEGGLELSVKSPPWRMWSDSRRLRARQVDVVHSHFSHDHFLARWGRPRGAVLVRSLHAPRSLRSSLPAADAYTVPASALLPRLLERGKRARVLPALVDPRFRPEADRESLRRELGLTGGPLVGMVSTFQPSRRHAVGVEAFVKYRQHHPHARFVLVGDGALLEATRNQVAALGLTDAVVFAGYQQGESFARWLKALDEVWLLGLGNDWSARAAAQARACGVRVVAVDEGALPDLADARVAEPTPEAVVTAALSGVLAPVAHPTNARIAADVLALYAEVADGTPR
- the lpxK gene encoding tetraacyldisaccharide 4'-kinase encodes the protein MSPPAPESPTAIERVFYPPSPEAWGRRALLSPLTALSWSYAAAVQLRRALYDNGLLRAERVEGLRVLSVGNLNVGGTGKTPAVLHLAEQLVRAGRKVGILTRGYGRRSREPLTFTGAQPLPSVEDAGDEPLLLATRCPSVRLFVNPDRVASALRARDEFGLDTVLLDDGFQHRRLARDEDLVVVDEAVGLGNGHMLPRGPLREPSSSIRRATLLWVRTSASAVGEPPAVSLPPEAESIPRVRARYGPSAWVDPEGMSHPPERLRGQGVLALAGLGRPGGFLKTLRSLGVEVVDAALFADHHPFTPEELEDVAQRAKRRGVVVVTTEKDAVRLPSGFEAWKVRLGVEVLEGEAHLYRALGLAGASGDL
- a CDS encoding bifunctional heptose 7-phosphate kinase/heptose 1-phosphate adenyltransferase produces the protein MAAVSPVRSSPLPSRLPLAFSRRRVLLVGDLVADHYIYGQTDRVSREAPVLIVRYESAEVKLGGGANVAANVRALTGQVTAVGVLGADEMGGELRHLFSEAGVRLHAVGGRGIATETKTRILAGGLSTTRQQMLRLDRGQRSELPPRVRKALARHVEQAARDADAVVVSDYGAGVLNDEVRGVLRKLAADGLPVCVDSRYALASFSGLTVCKPNEPELEALAGRPVRSEEDLLLAGKEAVRRLGCRALLVTRGRHGMALFDADGGVDLIPVHGAKAAVDVTGAGDTVIATFSLAVAAGASFGEAARLANVAGSMVVQKPGTATVSRDELLAELRSAR
- a CDS encoding adenylyltransferase/cytidyltransferase family protein, which codes for MSTLEKIQSLEQVAEARARWKQEGRTVALANGVFDLLHVGHVRYLEGARELADVLVVAVNSDASTRAYKGPGRPHIPENERAELVAALACTDRVIVFDEPNVRGIIRVLKPDVHVKGTDYTPDSIPEGDEVRAYGGRTAVSGDPKNHSTTELARRLGREDAK
- a CDS encoding Trm112 family protein, with translation MDARLLAVLGCPRCKGALVVLGTGVTERLHCAACRASWPVKDGVPQLLPELMTREDVPTR
- a CDS encoding glycosyltransferase family 9 protein: MSWHKRLELWAKLALALVASLLFWRPGRKLRPGKSLPVPRKVLLVRPDNRVGEALLTTPLLRALKAQVHPAPEVHVLVHAKVARVLANHPDADQVIAFDRRRIWAGPLAPGIRALRQANYDLVVDCANWEAPSVTSALVSRLAGPRAVVVGPKVWPVTYLHSLSVPARPDTRSEAVQRTHLLSPVAGDELARELSFREPYIRDSFRTFLEEDASMPCAVINPGGRLGPRRIPPEAFAAAARALLEVGRAPIVTWGPGEEELAKAVLAGAPGARLAPPTNLDELAALMRAAGLTVCNNTGPMHLSVAVGAPTLAFFLRMDMERWGHAYGPHRMVDLTSIVDGAGGQGLEARAAEEARSFAAKLTA
- a CDS encoding YicC/YloC family endoribonuclease is translated as MLKSMTGFGAGRARVGDEEVSVELRSLNHKFCEVKARLPRELASLEPLVTKQVKDRLARGSVELLVKRQSSTASGTVPTVDLNLAREYLRTFRELAKELGLSQDVTWSQVANQQGVVRLEEKGVDLEAATPAVTAALDQALGALEKMRLVEGEAIHADLDARMKLLEGWSREVALLAPRAVQDYQQRLTERVAELARGVAVDPQRLAQEVALFAERTDIAEEVTRLASHLEQFRALMASQEPTGRRMDFLVQEMHREVNTTGSKSQHADISARVVSMKAEVERIREQVQNVE
- the gmk gene encoding guanylate kinase, with product MSETTILPPGLLLVLSAPSGAGKTTLAHRLLRETPQANFSISVTTRRPRGKEQEGVDYHFVDVATFQAKIERGEFVEWAEVHGHFYGSPQSTVDIARANRGVAIFDIDVQGGQAIKRKHPDAVLIFVLPPSMEELERRLRDRQTDSDETIRRRMLAARSEMERGIAAYDYVVVNDDFDRAYSELKAVIVAEGCRRGRADVSRLKLGV